One Labrus mixtus chromosome 12, fLabMix1.1, whole genome shotgun sequence DNA segment encodes these proteins:
- the slc2a12 gene encoding solute carrier family 2, facilitated glucose transporter member 12 isoform X3, with protein MDRPTAKNLSEQQSDSWGVRWSTMDPDSETRKMASYLPANPSSGTQKLAPAKGPGCSWLVVVAAVAASLSGLMLGYEMGLTSGVLLQLRGLLSLSCREQELLVSSHLLGALLICLAGGPILDRYGRRWSLLLSAALVVGGTVVLIALTSLYSLTLGRVIVGMGTSLSGTGACLYIAEISPRERRGLLVTLYELMLVVGVMLGFSCSYAFATLTQGWVYTFGLVIPPALLQFSVLLFLPPSPRFLVAQGKVEQARKVLTRMRGGVQEHVEVELRDIQVGLKEESDHSFRELFSSKANLRSRLLTGVALVFLQQATGQPNILSYASPLLRSVGYNSDAAATLASTGFGVVKVVGTIPAVLLVDRVGPKSFLCVGAVAMGMSLVALGTLTLQSNTHLTSLCTSQTLLNHTQSPWDLNRTSIDLDESDFFATDLPTQWNSEEAQGASRDVDGISEKEGGRTHVEVSSSLRVASLISLLVYVAAFSISLGPSIGVCGSQRDLSDGSERPGCVCGVGSKLGHQPAHLHDIPHSNRKDRRAYCDVPLRCHELCSAGVRHPLYPRDQRSYAGGDI; from the exons ATGGACCGACCGACAGCGAAGAATTTAAGCGAACAACAGAGCGACAGCTGGGGCGTCAG GTGGTCGACAATGGACCCCGACAGTGAGACCAGGAAGATGGCTTCTTACCTCCCAGCTAACCCCTCGTCTGGGACCCAGAAACTGGCCCCAGCAAAAGGTCCAG GCTGCAGCTGGCTGGTGGTGGTGGCGGCTGTAGCGGCCTCTCTCAGCGGTCTGATGCTGGGCTATGAAATGGGTCTGACCTCTGGAGTCCTCTTGCAGCTGCGgggcctcctctccctctcctgccgGGAACAAGAACTGCTGGTCAGCTCCCACCTGCTCGGCGCTCTCCTCATCTGCCTGGCCGGAGGTCCTATTCTCGATCGCTACGGCCGCCGCTGGTCGTTGCTTCTGAGCGCCGCCCTGGTGGTCGGAGGAACAGTGGTGCTCATCGCCCTCACCTCACTTTATTCACTGACTCTTGGCAGGGTGATCGTCGGCATGGGGACAAGTCTGTCAGGGACAGGAGCATGTCTGTACATTGCGGAGATTTCGCCGAGGGAGAGGCGGGGTCTGCTGGTGACGCTGTACGAGCTCATGCTGGTTGTGGGTGTCATGCTGGGGTTTAGCTGTAGTTATGCCTTTGCTACTCTTACTCAGGGCTGGGTGTACACGTTTGGACTCGTAATCCCACCCGCACTCCTGCAGTTCAGCGTACTTTTGTTCCTCCCTCCAAGCCCCCGATTCCTTGTGGCGCAGGGAAAAGTGGAGCAAGCCAGGAAAGTGCTGACCAGAATGAGGGGTGGGGTTCAGGAGCATGTGGAAGTGGAACTTAGAGACATTCAGGTGGGGCTTAAAGAAGAATCAGACCATAGTTTCCGGGAGTTGTTCAGTTCTAAGGCTAACTTGCGTTCTCGGCTGCTAACAGGTGTAGCCTTAGTTTTCCTTCAGCAGGCTACAGGTCAGCCCAACATCCTGTCCTAcgcttctcctctcctccgcaGTGTCGGCTACAACAGCGACGCGGCGGCGACGTTAGCGTCCACCGGGTTCGGAGTGGTCAAAGTGGTCGGCACCATCCCAGCCGTGCTGCTGGTCGACCGCGTGGGACCCAAGAGCTTTTTGTGCGTGGGCGCTGTTGCAATGGGAATGTCTTTAGTTGCTCTTGGTACATTGACTCTGCAAAGTAACACTCACCTCACCAGCCTGTGTACAAGTCAGACTTTACTAAACCACACACAGTCCCCATGGGATTTAAACAGAACCTCTATAGACCTGGACGAAAGTGACTTTTTCGCCACTGACCTCCCCACCCAATGGAACAGTGAGGAGGCACAGGGGGCGAGCCGAGATGTCGACGGGATTAGCGAGAAAGAAGGAGGAAGGACACATGTAGAAGTTTCTTCCTCGCTGAGGGTGGCGTCATTGATCAGCTTGCTGGTGTATGTAGCAGCCTTCTCCATAAGCCTCGGCCCAAGTAT TGGTGTATGTGGTTCTCAGCGAGATCTTTCCGATGGGAGTGAGAGGCCGGGCTGTGTCTGTGGTGTCGGCAGTAAACTGGGCCACCAACCTGCTCATCTCCATGACATTCCTCACAGTAACAG AAAGGATCGGCGTGCATATTGTGATGTTCCTCTACGCTGCCATGAGCTTTGTTCTGCTGGTGTTCGTCATCCTCTGTATCCCCGAGACCAAAGGTCGTACGCTGGAGGAGATATCTAA
- the slc2a12 gene encoding solute carrier family 2, facilitated glucose transporter member 12 isoform X1 — MDRPTAKNLSEQQSDSWGVRWSTMDPDSETRKMASYLPANPSSGTQKLAPAKGPGCSWLVVVAAVAASLSGLMLGYEMGLTSGVLLQLRGLLSLSCREQELLVSSHLLGALLICLAGGPILDRYGRRWSLLLSAALVVGGTVVLIALTSLYSLTLGRVIVGMGTSLSGTGACLYIAEISPRERRGLLVTLYELMLVVGVMLGFSCSYAFATLTQGWVYTFGLVIPPALLQFSVLLFLPPSPRFLVAQGKVEQARKVLTRMRGGVQEHVEVELRDIQVGLKEESDHSFRELFSSKANLRSRLLTGVALVFLQQATGQPNILSYASPLLRSVGYNSDAAATLASTGFGVVKVVGTIPAVLLVDRVGPKSFLCVGAVAMGMSLVALGTLTLQSNTHLTSLCTSQTLLNHTQSPWDLNRTSIDLDESDFFATDLPTQWNSEEAQGASRDVDGISEKEGGRTHVEVSSSLRVASLISLLVYVAAFSISLGPMVYVVLSEIFPMGVRGRAVSVVSAVNWATNLLISMTFLTVTERIGVHIVMFLYAAMSFVLLVFVILCIPETKGRTLEEISKELAKKKHFEVKLYRQVQPKESLTSKSSVSKEIPENV, encoded by the exons ATGGACCGACCGACAGCGAAGAATTTAAGCGAACAACAGAGCGACAGCTGGGGCGTCAG GTGGTCGACAATGGACCCCGACAGTGAGACCAGGAAGATGGCTTCTTACCTCCCAGCTAACCCCTCGTCTGGGACCCAGAAACTGGCCCCAGCAAAAGGTCCAG GCTGCAGCTGGCTGGTGGTGGTGGCGGCTGTAGCGGCCTCTCTCAGCGGTCTGATGCTGGGCTATGAAATGGGTCTGACCTCTGGAGTCCTCTTGCAGCTGCGgggcctcctctccctctcctgccgGGAACAAGAACTGCTGGTCAGCTCCCACCTGCTCGGCGCTCTCCTCATCTGCCTGGCCGGAGGTCCTATTCTCGATCGCTACGGCCGCCGCTGGTCGTTGCTTCTGAGCGCCGCCCTGGTGGTCGGAGGAACAGTGGTGCTCATCGCCCTCACCTCACTTTATTCACTGACTCTTGGCAGGGTGATCGTCGGCATGGGGACAAGTCTGTCAGGGACAGGAGCATGTCTGTACATTGCGGAGATTTCGCCGAGGGAGAGGCGGGGTCTGCTGGTGACGCTGTACGAGCTCATGCTGGTTGTGGGTGTCATGCTGGGGTTTAGCTGTAGTTATGCCTTTGCTACTCTTACTCAGGGCTGGGTGTACACGTTTGGACTCGTAATCCCACCCGCACTCCTGCAGTTCAGCGTACTTTTGTTCCTCCCTCCAAGCCCCCGATTCCTTGTGGCGCAGGGAAAAGTGGAGCAAGCCAGGAAAGTGCTGACCAGAATGAGGGGTGGGGTTCAGGAGCATGTGGAAGTGGAACTTAGAGACATTCAGGTGGGGCTTAAAGAAGAATCAGACCATAGTTTCCGGGAGTTGTTCAGTTCTAAGGCTAACTTGCGTTCTCGGCTGCTAACAGGTGTAGCCTTAGTTTTCCTTCAGCAGGCTACAGGTCAGCCCAACATCCTGTCCTAcgcttctcctctcctccgcaGTGTCGGCTACAACAGCGACGCGGCGGCGACGTTAGCGTCCACCGGGTTCGGAGTGGTCAAAGTGGTCGGCACCATCCCAGCCGTGCTGCTGGTCGACCGCGTGGGACCCAAGAGCTTTTTGTGCGTGGGCGCTGTTGCAATGGGAATGTCTTTAGTTGCTCTTGGTACATTGACTCTGCAAAGTAACACTCACCTCACCAGCCTGTGTACAAGTCAGACTTTACTAAACCACACACAGTCCCCATGGGATTTAAACAGAACCTCTATAGACCTGGACGAAAGTGACTTTTTCGCCACTGACCTCCCCACCCAATGGAACAGTGAGGAGGCACAGGGGGCGAGCCGAGATGTCGACGGGATTAGCGAGAAAGAAGGAGGAAGGACACATGTAGAAGTTTCTTCCTCGCTGAGGGTGGCGTCATTGATCAGCTTGCTGGTGTATGTAGCAGCCTTCTCCATAAGCCTCGGCCCAA TGGTGTATGTGGTTCTCAGCGAGATCTTTCCGATGGGAGTGAGAGGCCGGGCTGTGTCTGTGGTGTCGGCAGTAAACTGGGCCACCAACCTGCTCATCTCCATGACATTCCTCACAGTAACAG AAAGGATCGGCGTGCATATTGTGATGTTCCTCTACGCTGCCATGAGCTTTGTTCTGCTGGTGTTCGTCATCCTCTGTATCCCCGAGACCAAAGGTCGTACGCTGGAGGAGATATCTAAAGAACTGGCCAAGAA GAAGCACTTCGAGGTCAAACTGTATCGGCAGGTTCAGCCGAAGGAAAGCCTGACCAGCAAGAGCAGCGTGTCGAAAGAGATTCCAGAAAATGTCTGA
- the slc2a12 gene encoding solute carrier family 2, facilitated glucose transporter member 12 isoform X2 — MDPDSETRKMASYLPANPSSGTQKLAPAKGPGCSWLVVVAAVAASLSGLMLGYEMGLTSGVLLQLRGLLSLSCREQELLVSSHLLGALLICLAGGPILDRYGRRWSLLLSAALVVGGTVVLIALTSLYSLTLGRVIVGMGTSLSGTGACLYIAEISPRERRGLLVTLYELMLVVGVMLGFSCSYAFATLTQGWVYTFGLVIPPALLQFSVLLFLPPSPRFLVAQGKVEQARKVLTRMRGGVQEHVEVELRDIQVGLKEESDHSFRELFSSKANLRSRLLTGVALVFLQQATGQPNILSYASPLLRSVGYNSDAAATLASTGFGVVKVVGTIPAVLLVDRVGPKSFLCVGAVAMGMSLVALGTLTLQSNTHLTSLCTSQTLLNHTQSPWDLNRTSIDLDESDFFATDLPTQWNSEEAQGASRDVDGISEKEGGRTHVEVSSSLRVASLISLLVYVAAFSISLGPMVYVVLSEIFPMGVRGRAVSVVSAVNWATNLLISMTFLTVTERIGVHIVMFLYAAMSFVLLVFVILCIPETKGRTLEEISKELAKKKHFEVKLYRQVQPKESLTSKSSVSKEIPENV, encoded by the exons ATGGACCCCGACAGTGAGACCAGGAAGATGGCTTCTTACCTCCCAGCTAACCCCTCGTCTGGGACCCAGAAACTGGCCCCAGCAAAAGGTCCAG GCTGCAGCTGGCTGGTGGTGGTGGCGGCTGTAGCGGCCTCTCTCAGCGGTCTGATGCTGGGCTATGAAATGGGTCTGACCTCTGGAGTCCTCTTGCAGCTGCGgggcctcctctccctctcctgccgGGAACAAGAACTGCTGGTCAGCTCCCACCTGCTCGGCGCTCTCCTCATCTGCCTGGCCGGAGGTCCTATTCTCGATCGCTACGGCCGCCGCTGGTCGTTGCTTCTGAGCGCCGCCCTGGTGGTCGGAGGAACAGTGGTGCTCATCGCCCTCACCTCACTTTATTCACTGACTCTTGGCAGGGTGATCGTCGGCATGGGGACAAGTCTGTCAGGGACAGGAGCATGTCTGTACATTGCGGAGATTTCGCCGAGGGAGAGGCGGGGTCTGCTGGTGACGCTGTACGAGCTCATGCTGGTTGTGGGTGTCATGCTGGGGTTTAGCTGTAGTTATGCCTTTGCTACTCTTACTCAGGGCTGGGTGTACACGTTTGGACTCGTAATCCCACCCGCACTCCTGCAGTTCAGCGTACTTTTGTTCCTCCCTCCAAGCCCCCGATTCCTTGTGGCGCAGGGAAAAGTGGAGCAAGCCAGGAAAGTGCTGACCAGAATGAGGGGTGGGGTTCAGGAGCATGTGGAAGTGGAACTTAGAGACATTCAGGTGGGGCTTAAAGAAGAATCAGACCATAGTTTCCGGGAGTTGTTCAGTTCTAAGGCTAACTTGCGTTCTCGGCTGCTAACAGGTGTAGCCTTAGTTTTCCTTCAGCAGGCTACAGGTCAGCCCAACATCCTGTCCTAcgcttctcctctcctccgcaGTGTCGGCTACAACAGCGACGCGGCGGCGACGTTAGCGTCCACCGGGTTCGGAGTGGTCAAAGTGGTCGGCACCATCCCAGCCGTGCTGCTGGTCGACCGCGTGGGACCCAAGAGCTTTTTGTGCGTGGGCGCTGTTGCAATGGGAATGTCTTTAGTTGCTCTTGGTACATTGACTCTGCAAAGTAACACTCACCTCACCAGCCTGTGTACAAGTCAGACTTTACTAAACCACACACAGTCCCCATGGGATTTAAACAGAACCTCTATAGACCTGGACGAAAGTGACTTTTTCGCCACTGACCTCCCCACCCAATGGAACAGTGAGGAGGCACAGGGGGCGAGCCGAGATGTCGACGGGATTAGCGAGAAAGAAGGAGGAAGGACACATGTAGAAGTTTCTTCCTCGCTGAGGGTGGCGTCATTGATCAGCTTGCTGGTGTATGTAGCAGCCTTCTCCATAAGCCTCGGCCCAA TGGTGTATGTGGTTCTCAGCGAGATCTTTCCGATGGGAGTGAGAGGCCGGGCTGTGTCTGTGGTGTCGGCAGTAAACTGGGCCACCAACCTGCTCATCTCCATGACATTCCTCACAGTAACAG AAAGGATCGGCGTGCATATTGTGATGTTCCTCTACGCTGCCATGAGCTTTGTTCTGCTGGTGTTCGTCATCCTCTGTATCCCCGAGACCAAAGGTCGTACGCTGGAGGAGATATCTAAAGAACTGGCCAAGAA GAAGCACTTCGAGGTCAAACTGTATCGGCAGGTTCAGCCGAAGGAAAGCCTGACCAGCAAGAGCAGCGTGTCGAAAGAGATTCCAGAAAATGTCTGA
- the tbpl1 gene encoding TATA box-binding protein-like 1, which yields MDSSNDDALDIIITNVVATFRTRCHLNLRTIALEGINVIYKPEVGKVLMKLRKPKITASIWSSGKIICTGATSEDDAKRGARRLARCLQKLGFKVRFSAFKVVNVLAVCSMPFAIHLIDFTKKNRPIASYEPELHPAATYRIKSIKATIQVFSTGSITVTGPNVQTVATAVEQVYPLLFECKRPLCK from the exons ATGGATTCCAGCAATGATGATGCACTTGATATCATTATCACCAATGTGGTGGCAACCTTCAGGACCAGGTGCCACCTCAACCTACGCACCATTGCCTTAGAGGGAATCAACGTCATCTATAAGCCAGAAGTAGGG AAAGTTCTGATGAAGCTTCGTAAACCCAAGATAACAGCCTCAATCTGGTCCTCAGGGAAAATCATCTGCACTGGAGCAACAAG TGAGGATGATGCGAAGCGGGGTGCTCGCAGGTTAGCACGCTGTCTGCAGAAACTGGGCTTCAAG GTGAGGTTTTCAGCCTTCAAAGTCGTGAACGTGCTGGCAGTGTGCTCCATGCCGTTTGCAATCCACCTTATAGACTTCACTAAGAAAAACCGACCTATTGCCAG TTATGAACCAGAGCTCCATCCTGCTGCCACGTACAGGATCAAAAGCATCAAGGCTACTATACAGGTGTTCTCTACTGGCAGCATCACAGTAACAG GACCAAATGTGCAGACTGTGGCCACAGCTGTGGAGCAGGTCTACCCACTACTGTTCGAGTGTAAGAGACCCctctgcaaataa